One Podarcis muralis chromosome 1, rPodMur119.hap1.1, whole genome shotgun sequence genomic window carries:
- the GBX2 gene encoding homeobox protein GBX-2 has translation MSAAFPPSLMMMPRPLGSSTAFSIDSLIGSPPQPSPGHFVYTGYPMFMPYRPVVLPPPPPPPPAALPQPALPPSHGHHHAQMPSLPASFCSSLAQGMALTSTLMATLPGTFSASAQHQEAARKFAPPALQGTFDKADGLQAEAEDGKAFLAKEGSLLAFSASEAVQASLGTVRGASGKEDAKAAAEEEAKGKEESFSMDSDLDYSSDDNLPGPAAHKEDDSGHGLEEGGPSSASANSTTSTGKNRRRRTAFTSEQLLELEKEFHCKKYLSLTERSQIAHALKLSEVQVKIWFQNRRAKWKRVKAGNANSKTGEPSRNPKIVVPIPVHVSRFAIRSQHQQLEQARP, from the exons ATGAGTGCAGCCTTTCCGCCGTCGCTCATGATGATGCCGCGCCCTCTGGGAAGCAGCACTGCCTTCAGCATAGACTCGCTCATCGGCAGTCCGCCGCAGCCCAGCCCGGGCCACTTCGTCTACACGGGCTACCCCATGTTCATGCCCTACCGGCCCGTGGTGCtgccgccgcccccgccgccgcccccggccGCGCTGCCCCAGCCGGCGCTGCCGCCCTCGCACGGGCACCACCACGCGCAGATGCCCAGCCTGCCCGCCAGCTTCTGCTCCAGCCTGGCGCAGGGCATGGCGCTCACGTCCACGCTCATGGCCACGCTGCCGGGCACCTTCTCCGCCTCGGCGCAGCACCAGGAGGCGGCCAGGAAGTTCGCCCCGCCGGCGCTCCAGGGCACCTTCGACAAGGCGGACGGCCTGCAGGCCGAGGCCGAAGACGGCAAGGCGTTCCTGGCCAAGGAGGGCTCGCTGCTGGCCTTCTCGGCCTCCGAAGCGGTGCAGGCGTCCCTGG GAACCGTCCGAGGCGCGTCGGGGAAGGAGGACGCcaaggcggcggcggaggaggaggccaaGGGCAAGGAAGAGAGCTTCTCCATGGACAGCGACCTCGACTACAGCTCCGACGACAACCTGCCCGGCCCCGCGGCGCACAAGGAGGACGACTCGGGCCACGGGCTGGAGGAGGGCGGCCCCAGCTCGGCCAGCGCCAACAGCACCACGTCGACGGGCAAGAACCGGCGGCGGCGGACGGCCTTCACCAGCGAGCAGCTGCTGGAGCTGGAGAAGGAGTTCCACTGCAAGAAGTACCTGTCGCTGACGGAGCGTTCGCAGATCGCGCACGCCCTGAAGCTCAGCGAGGTCCAGGTCAAGATCTGGTTCCAGAACCGGCGCGCCAAGTGGAAACGGGTGAAAGCCGGCAACGCCAACTCCAAGACCGGGGAGCCCTCGCGGAACCCCAAGATCGTCGTGCCCATCCCCGTCCACGTCAGCAGGTTCGCCATCAGGAGTCAACACCAGCAGCTGGAGCAGGCCAGGCCCTGA